The Pelmatolapia mariae isolate MD_Pm_ZW linkage group LG2, Pm_UMD_F_2, whole genome shotgun sequence sequence GGCTACAAGCCACATTTAACCATATATTCATACAAGGTTTTATTCTATCGCTTCAAACATATTATCTACCTCACATCCGTggccattttttatttattctttctgtCATGGccaaattagaaaaacaaagtaaGCTAACATGCATGTATTTGGACTGCGGTTAAGTTGAAATACCTGAAGGAAACGCATTCAGGTAAAGGGaagatgcaaactccacacagaaaccAGACACCAGAAACCTTCTTGCTGTAAGTGCTAACCTTTTCACCACCATGCCAGCTAACTCAGCTTTATTGATTTTGTACTCTCCAAGAAACTGAATTTTTTATTCCTTACTTAAACCTGGCAGTGTGACTCAAATATTTGTCCCTCATCAGAGTTTGCCCGGGTGATTACACCCTCATTAGCCAACAGCGGATGAGGAGGTCTCGCTGCAGAGTCTGGAAATGGTTCTAATGTTGTTCAGCAAACGTTGGATAttttttgaactgcagctgATTAAAGTCATGAAGAAGGGTCCTTTTTATTGTGCTGTGGTGTGCCATGCTCCATGAAGTTGTCCAGATTGGTTACAACTGGGGATTTTAACATACACATCAATGACAACTCTGACTTCTTTGCCAGAGCTTTTATCAGCATCATGAGTTACCAGCATGCTTATGGCCCCACACATACCAGAGGACACAGACTGGAGCTTGTTTGTACTTTGAGTTTAAATGTTGTTTGGATTTGTTTTaggaacatttttatttctgatcATCACtgtaatctttttaaaaaaatatttgtgcctCTCTCCCCACTCAGGTTAGGTCTCAAATTTCAAATTGTTTTtctgctgatattttttttacgCTTTCAATTTATTCTTATCCCCTTATAACAATGTTAatcctttaaaatatgtttttaatagTCATTGTCTTATCAGTTTAGATAAAGTATGtcctgttaaaaatgagagtAGCGCCTTCTTCAAACTCTTCTCCTTGGATAAATTATTTATGGTTTAAGGTGTTCTCGTCAAAAAGTTGAACTTGTTTACCCATTCATTGCTTTCATTTAAATAatcttttagtttcttttaaaaCTTCAGTAAGAAATACAGAGACTGCTTGCTTTTCAAACCTATTTTCAAAGACCAAAGGTAGTCCTAGGGTTTTATATGACACTGTGATATTGTTActcctgctccacctgctgtcacaaatatttcaaaaatcAATTATGAAAATGTTCATACTttctctgcaggaaaaaaaaacaaaaaacagaaatgtgagaaataataataattcggCATCTTCACTGTCCGTTCCTACCCCAGCTGAGCCTGTTATTTTAGGAAGATTTTTACCTTTTCTTTATCTGTTGAAATTAATTGAGTTATTGACATCATCCTCCTGTTCTCTTGATATTTTACCTGCAactcaaaaatgtttcatttactaGCATTGGTTCCTATGTGCCTACTGTAATTGAACTTCAGTGATGGCCGATCAAGTCCCTGCTTATTTAgtcacatattttatttatttttttatttttttaaaaaaagcttaatCTTTCTCTTCTTAGCAGTTTTAAGACCAATCTCAAAATTGTTGTTCATCTATACACTGGGATACTGGGTGGGTGTATCAGGTTCTACTTTGTAGTGGTTCTTTTCATATCTGTTCGAATGATCCTTTGGTCTTCTTCCAGTTCTCTTACCCatggtgtgccacaaggttTGATTTTAGGGGCCTTTACCATTTCTGTTATATCAGCTCCTTCTTCAGAACATGGTGATGCATGCATTTTTAAGGATATTTCTTACCACTGCTGCACAGATGTCATTAAGCTGTATATTCTCTTTAAGCCCCATATGTTTCTACGTTACAGATCTTGTACAGGTGTTGGATGGCTGACGGCCAACTTTTTCTCTAACATAATGAGGAGAAAATAGAAATCTTTGTGTGTGCCCCTGATAAATTTATGCATAGGCTAATAGAAACACTAGATTCACTTTCCACTTTTACAAGTGCTTTTAGTATCTTGTAGTAGTTTGTGATATTAATCTGGAAAACAGCTACAAAAGTACAAATGTTACTTTTACTTACTTTGAACAGCTTTACCTGCTGATACAGAAGGGGATATCTGCTGGCTCCTCCACCTGCTGTACATAGGGCATCGGCATCTCAGTAGATGGGTATAGGCTGACCTGAAGTCCCTGTTGAGGGCTCCGTAGAGGATTGGATTTAGGGCTGAGTTGGCATAGCCTAGCCACAGCACAATGGAATATTCTGGCACTGTGCCAGGGTCTGGATGCTCCTGTAGGCCCAGCACTGTGAATAGGATGAAATAAGGTAACCAGCACACCACAAAAGCCCCAATCACTGCTGCCAGTGTCACTGTGGCTTTGTGCTCCCGCAGTGCCACAACTGTAATGCTGGAAATCACAGTGGTGGTAGTGGAAGAATTGCTCCTGCAGTTGTAGCTGGTGATGCAAGTGGGGCGTGCACTGACAATGCGCTTGGCCTGTGCACGTGCAATGCGAAGTATTCTGAGGTAGGTCCAGCACATAGCCACCAGAGGCAGGTAGAAGGTGAGGAGAGAGTCAGTAAGCGCATACGGTCTGTTCAGTTCAAAACGACATTTCCCCTCCGAAGCCCAAGGCCCGTGGTTCTGCACTGTCCCATTAACGGTGTTCCATCCCATTTGGATGGGCAAGAAAGACACGGCCAGAGACACAGTCCAGACACTCGCCATGGCTACAGCAACTCTCCACGGTAAGACCAGTGATGCATATCTCAGAGGCATGGTCACTGCCAGGTAGCGATCGACACTGATTGCCAGGAGGGTGAGGATGGAGGCAGTGCACAACATAACATCCATGGAGATATAGAAGTTGCAGAAGACTGCGCCAAGTGGCCACTCTTCATTTAGCTGTAGGAGAGCAGAGAAAGGGAGGACTAAGAGGCCGAGCAGCAGGTCTGTCACAGCCAGCGACACAATGAAACAGTTAGTGAGGCAGCGGAGACGTCGAGAGGCACAGACAGCCAGGCACACAAGTACATTACCAGCGACAGTCAGGAGGATGAGAAGGATCAAGATGAAGGCCAGCATTACTTTGGACAACATTATTGCTGTTGCTTCACTGGAGTCAATCAGATGACATCATGACCGCTGCTTTATGTGAACCATTGTCCTGTTTTTGTGTCAGATTTTAATCAGATGAAGGATGGTTGCTTCAAGGGCTCTCATTGATTAAGTGCCACTTAAAATCTTGGCCACCCACATGTAATTCTTTAATCTCCAGCTCTCCCTGTATTTCCAGTGTAGGTTGTAACTGATTGTTTCCTGTTGTTGAAAACCTAAAAAGTATCATATGGACTGAAAAGAACAGATTTTCCATACATACTAatgacagttaaaaaaaaatccgaCAGGCTGTTGGTTGGCTGTTGAACGGCTTTATGTCTGCAAGGCTGATTAACAGTGGTTCATGGTTCATCTTTCTGTCTTCAGCACCATTTCATATGGATATAGTGACACCTAGTGGGGAAAGACAAAAAGTACAATTAATAAGCCATTATGCCGTACAGTCACAGATACACACTTCTACACTCACACGTCAAAAAGATGCGTCTTTCTTATAAACTGGTTGTAACTGTAATTTATGTTATGTAACTGCTATTATACTACTACTGTAATAACCCTTTAATGCCTGCAATATTAAAGCAAAGGCAGCTAGTCAAACAAATGGTAGATGTCATTTTAGGACAAACTGGGTTACACTGATAAGATCCTGTCCTGTTTGAACTGAGGAGGTCATGTGAAGGAGCATTTAATTGCTTGTAAATTCAGATTTTGTTTGCCAGAGAGTTTGTTGTTTCTTCTTTGAAAACTTCAGTAGTGtgtctttaaaatgatacataTTAACCTGTTGAAATGTTGTTTAATGTTGAAATTAGTAGTACATATGCTACAGCACCAGCAATGGCTTCACTTTTGTGCACCTTTAGACAGTTGCATGCATGTCTGACACCTAATGTTTTACATGTATAATGTATGATGCTAATTATTTCATTGTGAGCTTGCACATAATTAATTCATTACATGCATCATCATATTTTACATGTATGCCACTCTGTATTATTTTATGCTTCCATTTTGCAAACCTGTTTTCAAACAAactatcaatctaaaaaaaatctttcagttatcggtaaatatttaaatcaaggGCATCTCATACACAGCCTAATTGTTGATATGACTGGATATAAAAAGAGAACTAGAGTGTGTAAAAGATTCTGTAAAACAATATGTGAGCAAATTTTCTATCAATAGCAAGATATTATTAacataatacataataataacaacaagaGCACTCAGAAAGTACAACTCCCCCACGAAGGGCAAGTGCTATACTAAAGgtttatgatgtttttattacaatatGATGACATCAGTCTGTTATGGCATCACTGTGTCGTGATAGGGCATcatagtgaaaaataaaaagtgtgttgTACAACTCTCTCTTTGCCCTTTTATATGATATGTTACTCAATATGTTTTCTCAAATGTTTTTTCAAGGACAACATTGACCTCGGGTGCTAAAAATGATGGTCAAGGCAAAATGCTTAGCCAACCTAGGTACTCATTTCTCCTAGCATATTGCTGTGAAATTTGAAGACAATccatactttttttcttttcttttcttttctttttttttgctaatatGAAGTTTTCGCTGGTTTTCACATTTGCTGTGCCCATGACCAACTTGATCCAAATTTTTATCAAAATTAAATCAGCTCGAGATGTCATTTAAATCCaccatcacacaaaatttgaaaattatatcttgaaaactgtggTCAATAGactgcaaacaaacagacagacaaacaaacaaacagaaccaATAATATGCTCCCTTCCTTCGAGGGAggaattttaagaaaaaaaaagagagaaaattgaGCAATCTCTGAATGCTAGTGGCAAAGACCATGACTAAATGGCTGTGATGTTCAGGCCTTCAGGTGCCACTTCATCCATAATACACAATATTGAGGTGGAAATCACCGCAAGGGTTTAGGAGCACTTCTGAAAACTGTTATTACTAAATCAAACTAAATTTTAAAGcagaaaaccatgaaaaaaaactgcttttttttaattaaaactggaTAGAAGTGAAGTCTTTCACTGTCTTGTGAGCAGAACAAGGAACGAGGTTCATATTcagaaaggaaaaggaaaagtttGGAAAATGATTTGCTTTTAGAAATGGCTGTCAGTGAGTTTTAGGATTACCTGAAATGCCAAAGCTTGCCAGCTATGGATATTTTTCCCTGTTAATTTTGGGTCAAATAGCCCTTAGACACCTGTTGGAGGAGTTTGTTAACTTTTGGAGGAAAGATCCTCTCACAGGTTAGAACTCTACTCTGAAAGGCACTGTGTCAACCAGATCTAGGGCTCAAACATTTATTGTGTACAGGATACAACACCACGTAAATGTCTTGGCACTGTGTGAAAATGCACAGGCTTTGCTGAGGTCTAGCTTCCTATACCAATTGTATTTTCACCAGGATGATTAGAAGAATCCAAGTTAAAAGCACTTCTGCATTGGCTTTCCCTCTAAGTTCTatcttttacatcttttacagtCTATCTCAACCTGAGTCTGAGTCTATAGATGGTGACAAAAGGTGAAAGGCTGTTGCTAAAGATGTGATTTATTTCTCTACAGGACAGGTTGTTCGCTACTGCAGGAACATCAGGTAGGTTCAGTGTTTCTATCACAGAGGAAGTGGAACTTCTTTTTCGAATGCCTGTGGTTACGCCAGCCTTCTCAAACAAACATGGCAGGGACCTGAATACTTTCTAAAGTGGTTTTGTGTCACAATGGTAATACAAAGCacagtgcaaaagtcttaaaCCACCCATCATTTCTCTATATTTTGCTGGGAAAATGGGTGATGAGTGCACTGATTTATTGAATCATGCAAACCTGAATAGAAATATGGTATAAGTACTGTATAAGGTGACAAGTATAAGTCAAAAAGAGAGTggttattcttcaacacagcctgaactctcttgtaatttcttcaagtagtcttcaggaataggtCTCCAGGCTTCTTGGTTGACATTCATAttctcttctttggatgtttcctgccttttgttccattttctgtcaagatgatcccacactgctttgaTTTGAGGTCCAGGTTGGGCAGGTCAGTCCATGACTGGTAGTATTCCATTATGTGTATTTCTATCCAGGTATCCTTTTATTGCACTGGTAGTATGGAGGGGATCAttatcatgctgaaaaatgaagctgctgctaATTAGACATTTTTCAGATTATAGTTCAAACAATTTCCGTTTTGACAACATTCCCAACACCgctggctgaaatgcagtccAAAACCATTAAAGCTGGCTAGAGACCATGAATTGagtatttccttttcagtcacctttctcactgaACATGTATTGATAGACCTCTCTactgaatcacacttgttattaatctctcgctctcttccacagcatgtccttCATCCTGTCTtattctctcaccccaaccagtgcCAGATGATGGcagcccctccctgaacctggttctgccggaggtttcttcctgttaaaagggagtttttcattcccactgtcgccaaagtgcttgctcatagggggtcatatgattgttggttttttctctgtatgtattattgtagggtctaccttacaatataaagcaccttgaggcaacagCGGTTGTGATTTgtcgctatataaatacaattgaattgaattgaattgaattgaattgaattgaattgaattgaattgaattgaattgaattgaactgaattgaattgaattgaattgaattgaattgaattgaccctcactgttgtacctctctcctgacctcctctgtataTACTGACAACAATTTGTAAGACCTGCAGCAACTGATTTTCAGTACATTTTTTCTGCAGTGTCACAAATTTCTACCTGTTTCCTTTCCTGTTTCCTCATGGCCACTGGCAGCTTATTGGCCTTACTAGCATGTGACCCACATACTGCAAGTCTATTGCAGTGGCCTGATTTAAATGTGCCCAAAGGTTATTCACTGTGTCCTCTCTTCATCTTATTCCCAGCTTTCCTGTCTTTGCTCCACTGTCCTATcgcaataacaataaaaataaatacattttaaaaatatatatcaagAAATAGAATGACATCTTCACAGTCACCTTTCCACTGAGGCCCATTCTGATGAGGATTCAGCACACAGTAGATGAATCAACTGAAGGACAAGATGCATCTCACAGATTCTGTATCAggtcttttgcagcattttctgcaattttttaaaaaaagacatgacttcacatactgttcatctgctaaGGTAGTTTTTAAGCCATTCTTGTTTTGTTCTCCACATCTCAAGTTTACTCCAGTTTTTAAAGgtcacactgcacaccatgcagcGATATACCACCAGCTAACACATCTTCGGGAATGACGTAAAAATACTATTTTGGGGGGGTCAAACTTGCCTTTTGTCATAGATTAATCTAAAGAACACTGAAAAAATGATGTGCTTTTGTACCAGGCTGCTAATAACAAAAtacctaaagatacaatttagtTTAAAATTGGTTCTCCTCATTGCTAAGTAGTCTGTTATGAATAGACCCAACgttggttcatcccttgagttaggtgcctttttatgcttAAATAATTCATCGGTCAGTGTTAAGGggtcaaataaacaaaacaacataaaagctttcctctgaaaatggacaGGGACTGGACTGAAATGAGTGAATCAACAACTAATTGTCAAAGAAGAAATTTCGAATGACCTTCAGAAAGCTTGGAAAACTACTGTTCAAAACCACTTAACAAATAACAACCTTGAATGAAGAATTATTCAAAGCTTTACATCCACACTTTAATGCTTTGTTTTCTACATAGACCTTGTTTACAGATTTACAGAGCGGTATTTGTACTCTGAGAACACTAATGACATGTCGGCTTACGCTTTTAATGGGTGCCTGGTGGAATGTGGAAAACCACTACTAGATAGGTAAGAGAGATTGTGTGTGGGCAATGTGTGTCTATTAAATGTGGTTGCGTCAGTAGGTGGTGGGTAATGTTTGCCTCTCTGTTTTCTAACACTGTAATGGATAATGGGAGATTTGCCAGACTTGGTTCAGTGCCACTTGCTTATCACGTTAGATAAAGATGCTGAGACTCGGGGCCGATGGCTTCAAATCAAgacaggaagaaagaaaattacacgacataatgaaaagaaatgttttaattaaatctGGTTCCACAGAAACCAGCACCAAATCTGTAATCTTTGAACTCTTCTAATCTGCACATTTCTATGACTTACTCAGCACTGAGCTACATCCAGAGCAAACACCGATAACAGAGCCACTAACGCATGAAGTGCATTTCCTAAATGCACGAGCCTTTATGTCTCACAGAACAACAGACAGACCCCAaatttcacctgttttcatcaTCAAAATGTGTCACTCACTTTGTCTCTCATGCACATTTTCTTGCAGAGAGCTAGGAAGAGATTTGGCTTGCTTTCAACACAGGCCTTacagtcattttttaaacaaaggcaGCTTTATCACAACCTTGAGCATACCATACAGAAAATGTATATATACGCTATGTATGCGTGTGCTTTTCTTACTTGCTCTGAGCTCAGTGCATTAGTCCAACTTCCCATGTCACAGTGCATGTGTGAGAACGTAACTATGCTTGCTTCCTGTGTTTATCTTTGcataaacatttgtgttttaattttaaaaattatattattatacatCCTTGACCAGTCACTTATAGTAAACATATAATTTATTTAGCACAAGATGCAAATGACCCACGTACATTTGTCTTTCATTGGTATTATGTCACCATTAGTCTGTGTAgatagtaaaaaataaagtcagtCAATGTCATTCACCTTAATGCTGggaaacagaatgcaatgatgtgtaaaaatgaaaaaaaaaaagttatatattttttaaaaatccctcATTTAGACACTTTATTACTGaccatctgttttctttcacaaaCCACTCATTAGTTGTCCCTAATGGAAAGCAATGGTGAGTGCTACTGCAGCTGTATGCACTATATAATAACACACATTCATGCATGCACATGTAGGTCTGCACTGACACACTAACatgacccaaaacatatgtCTTGGTAATGGATTTTGAGGACCGTAATGGACTGTAATGACTGCTGAGTATTTTGTTTTCCACAGGATATAAAAGGCTGCACTATCCTCAGAAGTTTCTTGCAAAacaacacttttaaaaaaaatgttttcaggtGTTGAGGAAAAGGGTCGCATGGGTTTGTGGATATGAAAACAGCACTTTAAGAGTTCTTCCTGTGTTTAATAAGGTGACGCCCAGTATTTTGAGGACTTAAGAGAGATGAAATATAAAGTGATTAACTGTTAATTGCAGGaatattttcctttctttgtctTCTCAATGTAGGGAGATATAAATGAGCTGAAGAGGCTTCATCCTGTCTCACCCAGACCTTTCTTTACTCAGCAAGCGGTCTTGTGAAAAGAGTCCAATTTGGGTATAAGGATGAAAGGCAGGCAGAAAAGTACTTAGAACAGTGGCTCTTTACCAGACATGGTCTAAGCTCTGGGATGAGTAATGGAGTTATTTATCTCTCAGCTGGGACTCTCTGCCTAAATTGTGATATTCTCCAAATACCAAGTGTTCATCCTctgacctctttttttttttttgctcgcCAGATGCGTCTTTTTAGAAATAAACCAATAATAAACGGATGCTCCTCATCATCCCAATAGGTAATCAAAGTAATCACATCTATTGTGATAAATGCAATGTAATgtcttttgaatatgtttaGATTAATCTACCCTCTCAACTGACTCCAAAAGGTAATTTCACCCCCTGCTGAATTGCAAGGGGTGAAATTGCCTTTTCAGATTGGTTGCTACCGACTAGTCATGGATCCAAGGAATAACTCAGCTATACGTTCATTTATGTTTCAGGAAGTATGATGGCCTGAGATTGTGCGCTGAATCAAATCTCTTGTTTTGCTGTGAATTCATGCATTTTTGAGTAACATATTTGTTTGATTATGATTGGACAGCAGCTAAGTGGTTAAATTATTCAACAGCAAAAAGAAGATTAGACTGTATGGCAGCTGTTGCGATTCTGAAAACGTCATTTTTTTTCAACTATCATCACATCACTAAACATTTGTCTAGTGCTAAAGAGGACTACTGATGTTGAAAGTAACTCGTGGTCCATGTGCATACATCGTCCATTAGAGAAACATAATACAATCAGGAATACAAATCTTTAATTCGTCTTAATACAGTTTAATTGGGTATCAAGTACTTGGCTCACTGACTTCCTCTGTTTTTGCAAAGCAATCTGTGGCTGTCTGCTTTGTTGTGAATGTGCGTgcgtgtttgtctgtgtgtatgtgttcacATTTGTCTTCCTGCTTGCCTTTGTTTCTGTCCTTTGGTGTGGGGTGCTTGGTAGGCTAGCTGTTGTGT is a genomic window containing:
- the hrh2a gene encoding histamine receptor H2a produces the protein MLSKVMLAFILILLILLTVAGNVLVCLAVCASRRLRCLTNCFIVSLAVTDLLLGLLVLPFSALLQLNEEWPLGAVFCNFYISMDVMLCTASILTLLAISVDRYLAVTMPLRYASLVLPWRVAVAMASVWTVSLAVSFLPIQMGWNTVNGTVQNHGPWASEGKCRFELNRPYALTDSLLTFYLPLVAMCWTYLRILRIARAQAKRIVSARPTCITSYNCRSNSSTTTTVISSITVVALREHKATVTLAAVIGAFVVCWLPYFILFTVLGLQEHPDPGTVPEYSIVLWLGYANSALNPILYGALNRDFRSAYTHLLRCRCPMYSRWRSQQISPSVSAARDQLTEVTLLCGHTPATCRAGLTHQNVMLQEMNSRTATTSIQFANGTTTTDVSGDGR